One genomic segment of Tubulanus polymorphus chromosome 4, tnTubPoly1.2, whole genome shotgun sequence includes these proteins:
- the LOC141903167 gene encoding uncharacterized protein LOC141903167, whose protein sequence is MGKKDKCSVKSCENKRNKPDHLYKAPHVNQLKFHSFPCNAASREKWITAIRIGDRDFVPKSNDHICSNHFDETEPDIPTLLLKEGDNLPRRNLTRKYEPYKKQEYKKTGISTQTEATEAVAISTQTVQPSLLFEDICKECDVRFFTGFESRGVFEMVFEWLLPVASVMKYWRKDENFEQPKTNRGPQRKLSYEQEFLMVVMRLRLGLLVEDLGFRFHVSPGHISRVFNTWICLMSRELSWMIMWPTKRDVSEDCRHRL, encoded by the coding sequence ATGGGGAAGAAAGATAAATGTTCTGTGAAAAGCTGCGAAAATAAACGAAACAAGCCGGATCATTTGTACAAGGCTCCTCAtgtaaatcaattgaaattccaTTCGTTCCCCTGTAATGCTGCATCAAGAGAAAAGTGGATAACAGCAATTCGTATTGGTGATCGTGATTTCGTTCCAAAATCGAACGATCACATCTGTTCAAACCATTTCGATGAAACTGAACCAGATATTCCAACACTTTTATTGAAAGAAGGTGACAATCTGCCAAGACGGAATCTAACACGGAAATATGAGCCATACAAGAAGCAGGAATATAAGAAAACCGGAATATCAACGCAAACGGAGGCAACTGAGGCCGTGGCAATCTCAACGCAAACAGTTCAACCGAGTTTGTTATTTGAAGACATATGCAAGGAGTGTGACGTACGGTTTTTCACTGGCTTTGAGAGCCGGGGTGTGTTCGAAATGGTATTCGAATGGCTTTTACCAGTTGCTTCAGTAATGAAATACTGGAGAAAGGATGAAAACTTTGAACAACCTAAGACTAATAGAGGACCACAAAGAAAGTTGTCATACGAGCAGGAGTTTTTGATGGTGGTTATGAGACTGAGACTTGGTTTGTTAGTCGAAGATCTAGGATTTCGATTTCATGTGAGCCCAGGACACATTTCAAGGGTTTTTAATACCTGGATATGTCTAATGTCAAGGGAACTATCATGGATGATTATGTGGCCGACTAAAAGAGACGTGAGTGAGGATTGCCGGCACCGTTTGTGA